The region AACGCCTTCGATCAGCGGAACGGTCACGTACGGCAATCCGGCGTCGCCGACTACGAAGTTCATCTCTAATGCGACGGTAGCGAGTACGGTTGGTTCACCCCTTGTTACGACGGTGACTGACGCGCCGGGCGGAACTGCGGGGCAATACACGCTTACAGGTTTTGGTACAGGAAACTATACGATTGGTGTAACTAAGACAACGGGGCAGAACGGCGTCTCGTCAGCCGATGCGGCGAGGATCGCTCAGCATGTTTCGGGTGTTTCGCTTATCACCAACGACCGGCAGAGGATCGCGGCGGACGTGACGAACAACGGAGCACTCTCTTCAACCGATGCGGCACAGATCGCAAGGTTTGTTTCAGGGCTTGGGCCGCCAATAGGTTTGGCAGGCCAGTGGAGATTCTTCGTTCCGAGCTTAACAGAGCCGACGTTCCCGATCGGAGCATCACCGACGACTCGAAGTTACGCCGACCCGATAGGTGTTCAGACGGGCCAGGACTACATCGGCATTCTTGTCGGCGAGGTCACAGGTAACTGGAATCCGACGGCGGCGAGGCCTTTTAACGGTAGGCAGTTGGCAGAAGTAGAAGGCAGCGGGCCGGAAAGGGGTATTGCGGTTGAATTACCTTCGGTTGTTGGATCTGTTGATAAAGAGATCGTTGTTCCCGTGACAGTCGAAGGTATTGCTAACAAAGGCGTGATCTCTTATGAATTTGATCTCAGGTATGATCCTTCGGTGATACAGCCGGTTGGTGATGGGGTTGATGTGAATGGAACAGTCAGCCGCAGGCTTTCGGTCGTGACAAATGCAACGGAACCGGGGCTTTTGAGGGTTGTTGTTTACGGAGCGTATCCGATAGAAGAAAACGGCCTTCTGCTGAATCTGAGATTTACTACAGTTGGCGCATCTGGTTCCGTGTCGCCGATATCGTTTGAGCGGATAGTGTTCAATGAGGGCGAGCCGCGAGTTGCAATCATTGAGGGAAAGATCGAACTGCTTTAATAAATGCTGAGGCCGGCGGGTTAGTAAGGCTTCGGCAAAATAACCAGTCGCTATCGCTCCCGGTTCTGATACGAGTGCGGGTTTTTTTGAAGCTGGCTCGCCGTTTATGCAGCGGGTTAGGTCACTTTTACGGTCAAGCCTTGTGGATGGGCTTGCCATTCCAAAACCTTGGCGCCCGGTTGATTGCTCAGGGCTTTTTCCACATCACGGCGTCGGCCTTCTTCACAGTAGAATGCGATGCAGCCGCCGCCGCCGGCTCCGCAGACCTTGGGGGCAATGGCTCCGTTGGAGAGGGCGGTGTCAATTAAGTGATCCATTTGCGGCGTGGTGATGTTGGGTGAAAGTTTTTTACGTTGCGGATGAGCCTCGGCGAGGATCTGGCCGACATCGTTCCAGTCATTCGCTATCAAAGCTTCACGCATTTTTAAAGACGTGTCGCGGATGCCTTCGAATAATTCAAAAAGCTCGCGGTCGCCGTCGATGTGGCGTTTTGTGATCTCCCAATTGTTGGTGCCGGAGTCGTGCGGTTCACCAGCGTAGCAGACGGCGATGCGGCTTTCCAGCGTCGCGATATCAATGTCTAACTTTTCGCGTTGGATACCCGCCGCGCCGAAATGAATGCAAGCAACACCGCCGTATTGAGCTGAATAATAGTCCTGAAACCCGGTCGGCACTTCGATCACCTGACATTCGACATTTGCGGCGATATGAACAAAACGTTCGGGATTGTAACGATCGCCGACAAGTTTATTCAAGGCTCCGATGCAGGCGATATTAAGCGTTGACGAACCAGCGAGACCTGCTTTCGAAGGTCCTTCCAATGTAGTCGTCATCTTAAAGCCTTTTTCCGGTCGAAAGAAATATACGAGTTTTGAGAGAAGCTTCAAACGCAGTTCGTCTTTAAGTGAAGCTATTTTGCCGACAGTGGTTTCGAGACTCTCTTTTTGATCGGTCGATTCGAGAATGATGCGGTCATCGGCTAGGGTTTCGATGCGGCAATGCGCAAGGAGGCTTACGGCAAAATTGACCGTCGCTGCACCCTCATGAAAAAGAAAAAGCGGCGGAATATCGATTGTGCCGCCGGCAAGGTCAACGCGTGTTGGGGCTGAGGATTCGATTATCATATGTGAACGGTTAGTAGTCAGTAGTGGGGGAAAAGCAAATACTATTGCTTGTAGTTCTGACTTGTTGTTTCTTCTTCTTTTCTCTTTTTCTCTTCAACTTTTTCTTCACGATTTGGTTCACGCGTTAGGTGCAGGCGTTCGCCAAGGTCGTGGAGCTTTTCGGTTGCAACTTCTTCGACTGCTAGCAGTTTTTCTTCGATCCTCTGTATGGTCTCGGGGTTGGCGGCTTCAACGCGTTCGGACAGCCAGAATCTTTCGATCACATAAAAGACAATAACGCCGACCAGGACGATGATGAACAGAGCGATGCCGATCTGTTTAAAATCACCGATTATCGATGTAACAAACCCGCTAAAAAAATAACCCGTGCCGGAAAGCAGAAGTACCCAAAAAAGACAGCTAATAAAACTAAGACTCAGGAATCGAAAAAAAGGCATTCGCCCAACACCGTAAAATACACACATCGCAACGCGAATGCCGTAAATGTATTTTGAGATAATGATCGCTGAGTTTCCAAATTTTTCAATTAATTTTTCGATTCGCGGCTGCGCTACCTGGTAGAAGCGATAGTCTTTTGCCTTTTCGTGAAAGATGCGTCCTATTCCGTAACCGCAGCAATCGCCTACGACGCCGCCCAACGTACCCGCGATCAACACCAACAAAAATCCCCACTCGCCGAAAAGGCCTCCGTGCGCCATTGTTCCGGCGATCAAGAGAGTTATGTCACCTTCGACCGTGCAAAGTGCAAAGACGGCAACGATGCCAAATTCTGCGACTAGTTCGTAAAACTGATGCTCCATATCGAGATGGCAATAAGCCGCATCGTATTAAAAAGAGTAACTTTACAGTTTCATACAGTCAAAGTTACCGGTTATGGCGTGTTGAAAAAAACGTAGTGGTTGACACTCCAAGTTACAGTGTCTAAAATCGCGAATAGCGTCGGCATTTTTTTCTGCACAAACAAATTAATGACAGGTTCGATGGAAAACAGATCCAATCGCGTTGGTATCGAGGTTTCGAGTTCGCATTTTCTCGCCGTTTCGATTGATGAGAAAGACGCGATCGCCAAGACGTTCTCGTCACCTGTCGAAAAGGAAGAGGATCGTGCTGCTCAGCTTCTAGGTTTTGTTAAGAAACTGAAAGCGGAATTTGGCGATTTCACTAGTGCTGGCATTTCATTTCCTGGTTTAGTTGATAGAGAAGCTCAAAGGGTAGCGTTCTCGGCACAAATTCCGGAACATTCGGATATAGATCTTGTTGGTCAGATGCGTTCTGCAGCCGGCATTGAGGCCGTGATCGAAAACGATGCAAATGCTGCTGCTTACGGTGAGTTCGTGCTAGGTGCCGGACGCGGAAGTCGCAACCTTTTTTACATAACGCTCGGCGAAGGTGTTGGTGGAGCATTTATCCTGAACGGTGAAATATGGCGTGGTGCTGCGGGCTTTGCTGGAGAATTTGGCTATGTGCCTATCGATTCCGAAGGAACAAAACTCGAAGAGGTTGCCTCAACCGTCAACATCATTCGCCGCATTCGCAGCCGAATTCATCAAGATAATACATCGTCTCTCAATAGTCTCGATGAGGAAGCGATCACGCTTGACGCGATCATTACAGCTGCGCTGAAGGAAGACGATTTTGCCCAGATGATGTTGCAGCGCACGGGAGCCTACGTCGGAAGTGCTGTT is a window of Chloracidobacterium sp. DNA encoding:
- a CDS encoding ROK family protein, encoding MENRSNRVGIEVSSSHFLAVSIDEKDAIAKTFSSPVEKEEDRAAQLLGFVKKLKAEFGDFTSAGISFPGLVDREAQRVAFSAQIPEHSDIDLVGQMRSAAGIEAVIENDANAAAYGEFVLGAGRGSRNLFYITLGEGVGGAFILNGEIWRGAAGFAGEFGYVPIDSEGTKLEEVASTVNIIRRIRSRIHQDNTSSLNSLDEEAITLDAIITAALKEDDFAQMMLQRTGAYVGSAVASVINLLNIEKIVIGGEIMKAKHLVLDGIVQRSKELSFRPSFDSTKIVEGKLGENAAAAGAALLAHQAE
- a CDS encoding DedA family protein, translating into MEHQFYELVAEFGIVAVFALCTVEGDITLLIAGTMAHGGLFGEWGFLLVLIAGTLGGVVGDCCGYGIGRIFHEKAKDYRFYQVAQPRIEKLIEKFGNSAIIISKYIYGIRVAMCVFYGVGRMPFFRFLSLSFISCLFWVLLLSGTGYFFSGFVTSIIGDFKQIGIALFIIVLVGVIVFYVIERFWLSERVEAANPETIQRIEEKLLAVEEVATEKLHDLGERLHLTREPNREEKVEEKKRKEEETTSQNYKQ